The following nucleotide sequence is from Paroedura picta isolate Pp20150507F chromosome 1, Ppicta_v3.0, whole genome shotgun sequence.
GAATTGGGGGTAGTGTGTCTTGGTCGCTTGGCCGTGCTCATTTCTTTCAGAGAACTGGTGTGGGAGAAAagaaggagtgtgtctcatggcttaagtgccactcagcgcttaacacccactaagggtggctgtcccacccttgaatgcctcctcctacaactggcttgcctgtctgtccagcggccagccaatcgccttccatctcccactcctgaccaccccctcctcctcccacttccctctgaggctcagtggttgcagatccctgctgcgggagagctgcccttgctggtgagttccctgcctgggggcctcttgaaagctcacgctctccaaaatcttgtgggtcttcaAGCAGCTACTGAAATGGAGTCTTGCTTTCTACTGCAGCTCAAGTTAGGCTACTTTCTGAAAAGATCTCATTTAACtcttattaaagggacagggcatatGTCCCCAggctagttggcaaccctaaatgtacCAGCACAGACACTCACAAAACTGGACTGTAGTAATTGCTCCCATAAAAGCCTCACCATAATCGTTTTCTGTATGGAGGAATCCTCTATGTTGCTTTCCTGTCCACagttgcttttttggggggtggggggtagttcaACACAGAAACTGTTTAAAAGGACCAATTTCAGGTTGGCCACAACTCCCAACCATCACTATTGTCACCTACATAACCCAGTCAACTATTTCTCCTTTGTGTGACAGGTTTGGTCGGAAGTCCATGCTCGTGGTATCGTTTGTATGCACTCTGATCTTTGGGCTGATAAGCTCTGCCTCAGTTACATACAGCATGCTGGCAATCACGCGGACCCTTACTGGAATAGCTATCTGTGGGCTCTCTCTCATCGTTGCACCTCTGGGTAAGCACAACAGATTTTGAAGGCCTGAGACGCTGTAGCATACAGACCCCAAGGCAGGAAAATATAGCATCAAGGCCATGATTTCTCAAGGTAGTTCCTGGAATCTGGGCGCTTCAGCATCcaaagcggccggtctctcccggcgcaaCCAGCGCTGCgccagggaggggaggtgcaggtgtGTTGacccccgcgcctcccccccgcgATGAGACACTGACTGCACCGGGAGAGACCAGGCGCTTCGGGCGCCGAAACGCCCAACCGTAGGACTGTGCCATTCTCAAAAACTCtgctttttccttaaaaaaagagAACAAAGATTCTAGTCCCCATGGTTGCTTGAAAAGTCTGGAAATGTATGAAGGCTGCACAGTGCTTTCAGAAAGGCTCTTTGAAGGGTTTATAGCTCAGTGACGGAGCATGTATTTCCTATTGGATCTAAATTTTCCAGTTTTATAATGTAACAATATTAGCCTGAAACTTTGTAGGAGTTTTGCCAGTCATCATAAAGCACGTAGGACTAGATGGACAAATGCTGCAAGGCACCTTCTGTTGCTTCACAGGAGACTGTTGCCTCTTCAGCGGGTTGCTGTGTCACTTTCCTTTCAACTGTTGGGTGCAAATGGCCTCTGTAAGGTTGCATCCTTAAGAAGAGGTTGATTGCGTATTAGTGCACAGGCTGGCGGAAAAGACAGCTAGTCCCAAATGCCAGGCCTCTCTTTCTGAgtgctgcctccccctccaccctgATTCCAAATATGGATACTGCAGAAAATGCTTGGGTGACGGCCTGTAAATAATGCATCTGTCATCAGACTACGCAGAGCCACAGAGGCAGCAGACCTGTGTGTGGATTCTTGCTCAGCATTTCTGTTCCAGGCATGGAATGGGTCGACACGCAGCACCGCTCTTTTTCTGGGATCGTAACCAGTTTCTTCTGGAGTTTTGGAAACATGTTTCTTGCTCTGATTGCCTACCTCGTGCGGGACTGGCGCTGGCTGCTCCTTGTAGCCACTCTGCCTTGCGCACTGGGCATTATCTCCATGTGGTGAGTGGATGTTAACGCCATGTATGCGTTGCTGGGGGAACCTTTGCGAAATCATTAGGCTGAGGCAGGGGTGAGGGGAAAAACAGGCTGCtgattttgagagccagtgtggtgtggtggtaagAGTgacagactttaatctggaggatcatcatcatcatcatcatttttatatcctgccctttctaCGCTCAGAACTGGCTTGATTTCTTACTCTTCCACATagagccagctgggctagtcacagtccagttagagctgttctcacagaacagctctcttagagctctctcagccccacctacttcacagggcctctgttgtggggacaggaagggaaaggtgtttgcaagccactttgggactcctttgggtagaaaaaaagtgggatattaaaaaaaacccagctcttgttcttgttcttcttgctcttgctcttgttCCTCTTGTTCCTCTTGTTCCTcttgttcctcttcttcttcttcttcttcttcttcttcttcttcttcttcttcttcttcttcttcttcttcttcttcttcttctaccacctgTATCAGCCTATAAAGTGCCTGAGATTTCATAGCATATGCCAGGTGtgtccaaactgtgtctctccagctgtccatggactacgattaccaATTACTCTTGGTatttgtagtttatggacatctgaagagccacaatttggccacccctggcatatgcAAAGATCAGTATGCACTGAGAGAACCTGGTTGCATATGTGGCATTTGCCATGGTTTTGCTTATGTTCCTTTGAAGGACACAACTGCAAGTGTCCCTGTGTCACATCATTTGTCAAGAAGTAGATGGCCACACTACCATGCCTGATTTCCGGGATGGTTAAAGATCCATTACCCAACAGATtttgtgcagaggcagccaaggaaGAAGTCGTACCTAAAATAACCTCTGTCCCGTTGCTTACAGCTTgctggctgggaaaggcaggaaaccCAGTACACATTAAGAGAAAGGTGTTAATCTGTATCCGACATTGGCTAGAAAAAAAAAGGGCAATACAGCAGTTTGGGCTAAACGTGATTAGGGCCTTAAATAAATGACACACATCAATGGCTTTTGAAACTATTCAGTGGCCAACGAGCATAAATGTCAGGTTAAAAGAGAACCTGGTGTGAGGAGGAAGAAAATGTAGTTATTTAATGACAGTGAAAAGGCTACAAGAAATACATGGTTGCTGACACTTGGAAACCCCCATCTGCCTTCTGTGCTGTGTACATTTTTAACCTTCTCCTGTCTTTTACAAGCCCAATGTTTCAGAGGCTAGAGATTTGTCTTTCTCATGAGAATTTGGGGTCTAAGGTACTGAACCCAGTTATTTTTCAGCACAACATCAGGAGAAAGTTGCACATGGCTGCATGTGATAAATAATTTGGCTCCCTTGTATAGGAAACTGTCTGTGAGCCTTTTAGGAAATTCATCCTGTGGACAAAGTTTTTCACATGCTGGAGCAAAGCACTCTTCTTGCATTATGGGACACCCCGCTCAAGGCTCACAGGCAATGAATTGATAGACCTACTGTTCAGGGCTTTGTTGTATTAAAGAGTGGCTAGGTGTCTGACTGGTTGTCCAGATTAAGCTGGAGAATATGGGCAATATAGGAAAATTCCAAATTCTTTTCCCCCTCTAACAGGTGGCTTTCAGAATCCACCCGGTGGTTACTGGCCAAAGGGAAGCTAAAGCAAGCTCTCAAAAATCTGCATCGGTGTGCCAAGATGAATGGACGAAATGACTTTGATGCCAAAATAAATCTGGAGGTGAGACAAGGTATCAGGGCctacaaacaaagaaagaggcctgATCTGAATAATCTTTGGCTCTTTCTGGCAGGATATCATTCACCTGAGGCATTGTTCAATGCCCTCTGCGATGAGCCACATCACCACATGAGTGCCTTATTTTCTGTCTCTTGAATCCTAGTGTGCCAGATTGTGCTGCAAGACTAGATTGACAGCTGACCCAGTGCTGGAAAACAAGATCGATTCCGCACGGAGGTGTAAAATgcgtgccacctcctgcttgcaaatgtacaATAGTAAACTGcgtgtttgcatgcttcctgacaggagacccctcccacgttatCCCACCATCTCATTGTGGCTatttgcctcccaacgaggcaGCGGAGAAACAGGAATCATGGGCAACCCAAGATTTCCCCCCATCTCCTTGGGTTGTCGatcaacgcaagccaccaatcccttcacagcagtggttttggggactcaaacttctatcCCTCctgagtcctgaaattaatttaaaaaacacacactgcTGCATTGCCACGGGGACATGCCACAACTGTaataagagaaaaaaaaattacacttctgcattgctaccggatcatgccacaacaataaaacatttatttagatctcttttcaggattctttgtataattgtCTGTTTTTATGTTTGGAGAGATCTGCAAAAGGCTGGCCATAGTAATTGGACGCTGGTGATTGTGTGTTTACAATGAAggtttaaaacacagagcaaggacgctaagctaagggctgcttcatcacatgcccccccccttccctgttcataccctccccaccagaaaacacaaacaagaatgcgttttagattgggttgctgcctgATCCCAGTGCAAACTGAAGAGAACACTGTGAGAGGCAAAGATAAGCGAAATAtattctttcaaatatttaataatCTTTCAAAATGGATGAAAAGCAGAATTGCAGAATCAAAGTAAATATAGAGAAGTTGAAAAGTCCCAGTAGAACAGTTATCACATATTCCAAAAATATTACTCATAGCGTCTGAGTATCTGTGGAAGAAGTACGTTTCTCAGAAAGCTAATGGACAATGATAAATAATTAGGTTCTGATGAAGAATCAGATTTGAAAACAGCTTACACTGGATGCTGCTTAACTACTGATATAAccactttggatttcttttgataataaagtccttccttccttccttcattggttagttagttagttagttagttagttagttagttagttagttagttagttagttcgttcattcattcattcattaatgtatttttataccacacttccaAGAAGCTCAAGTTATAGAACACCTCTAATATTTCTATTTATTCTGGTTTTGAGGTTgaatttattgtcacagctttATGAGTGGCTTAGGGACGGTTaaggagcctgtttggggggagtgcAATGAAGGGGATTGAACTCCTTATGtataggagaacccaccacttcctgaggaagcctgttctgctgaggaactgctttaactgttaggaacttcttctggatatttaacCAAACATTCTTTTGAACCAATTTCAacttattggttctggtccaacagaaaacaactctgcttcatcatcCATATGACTTATAAAAGTATACTAAAGCATATGacataaaagtatataaaaatcaTGTCCATCTTTTGCATGGTATATTCTGAATGCAGGGTGTGGGATTACTGATCAGTTCTTCAGTTTTTATGTTGCAGTACCAAACTTCTGCAGGGAGATGGAATTCACCATTTGTTGACATGGGTTTCGTTAGGCAAGAGACATGCAGCATTCAAACCCAGCATCTTTTCCTCAGGTCCTGAGTAAaacagcagcggcggcagcagcaatgGAGAAGTCAGGTGGCGACTCCTCCTACATTAGCCTGTTCCGAACACGGATGCTGAGAAGGATCTCCCTGTGCATGGGGGTCTTGTGGTGAGAGACATTTCCCCCCACTCAGAGATTTTCtgtacttttttgggggggcgtgAATTTGTGTTTCCTCTATGCATCCTTTTCTCCCCCATTCAGGTTCGGGGTGGCCTTTTCCTACTATGGCATGAGCATGAGCATCACAGGCTTTGGCTTGGGAGTGTACATGACCCAGTTTGTCTTTGGGGTCATTGAGATCCCTGCCAAGCTCATTGTGCTCTTCGTGGTGAACCGAGTTGGGCGAAAGCAGTGCCAGGCTTGGACACTCATCCTAGCTGGGCTGTGCATAGGAGCCAACATTGTCATCCCAACCTGTGAGTAGGGCTCCAATTAGAGGTTATGTTCTTCTTATTTATCCCAAGTCTCTGATCAAAGCCCGGCACTCTGGCCACAGCACCTACTAGTGGCTGACCTGCAGTGCAgctttccaaaatataaaacatactGCAATAAGAAGACTCACAGGTACCataacaaatagaaaaaaaaatatatatgttaataTATACCTAGACATATCCAAGAAAAGACTTAAATAGCTTAAAAAGTCCAATAATAATTGATGCGTAGAGCTGAAAACAAATGTTCTCCAATCAAAGTTGGgcatttttaaaggagaaaatttGTGCTttaagaataaattttaaaaagctgttgatGAAATGAAAACAATCCCCCTTTTCATTAAAAGGACATGAAAACCTGCTGGTTTAGAGGAACACTCATCCAACTAGGCTAAGACGGTGTTTTCTAAGTGACAGCACCTTTCTAAGATCAGAGACAGAGCTCTTTTTAAGCTGTGCTACATGAGGTCCTTTAAGAAGAGATGCTAGTATGAACCCTGGACCCATACACCTACAAAGGCTGTCCTAAACACTTTAGACCTGTTGGGACCTTTTGACTGCGATGTGTCTCAGACAAACTGGAAATCTCGTAAGCTGTCAAATACTTTACAATGCGGGTCTACTGGTGGGTCTACTCCTGCTGGCGGTAGCTGTCAGGCAGAAAAAGCGCTTTGCTTACACCTGCTGTCCAGGTTCCTTTAAGTTGTTTTTTAATGGTGAGATCTGCCATGGAAATCCTACCTGTTGAAATATCAAGTATCTGGTTCCAAAGTCAAATATCAGTTAATgtcaaatgatgatgatggtgacgTTAGCCAATCAGTTGAgtttgactcttggtgatcctatggctcaatttTCGCCATGATTTTTGATcatgcaccgcttcttttagttgcgtAATGCAAAATCTCAAATATTTAGCAGCCTTTCAGCAAATACAGAGTTAACATCAGATTGCATGAAAGTGAAATTTGGAAACAAATTTGTTTCGGTAGTCAAATTATTCAGATTAGTGATAGTTATTCATAATAAGAATTAAAATTAATGCAATtgtaacaaaatattaaaattatatatctgGTTAATTCAGGTGTCAAACGTGCAACTATTCAGACTGAATGGCCGTTCTTATTTCCCACTTATGCTACATTTCTTTCTCCAGCACTGGGGACTTTACGATCTgtggtagccatcacaggcaaagGGTTCTCTGAAGCTGCTTTCACGACAGTCTACCTGTACACACCAGAACTATATCCCACTGTTCTCAGGTAAGAAGGGAAAGACCTTTGAGTCCTTAAGTAACTCAGCTGATTTGTCCCAGGAGcttctagaacagggattcccaaccacatTTCCGGGAAATTCCAGGTTCCTCAAGAGCTTCCCAGAAGTTATGTAGTATTTCCCAGAAGCTCGGATGGCTTCTGACATCACTAGGCATCACTGGAGCACACTTCCCCTGCTGCACTACAaacctagtctctttctccacaacagaaataGTAAATCAactgattgattgactggctcccacatcttacttccatgcccacttctctgaagggccatGTCACAAATTCTGGGGATCCTCctagtctgaaaaatatttcataggtTCCTttttggtcaaaaggttgagaaaggcagctctagAATCTAGCCTGTGTCTAAACCGAGCAAATAAATGGCTGAACATCTCCTGAAAATTAATTACCATTGACAAACCCTCTATATCCAATAAGGAGAATTAATATACTTTTGTTCAAGTCCCGACTCTCAGTAAGCACTACCACAGACCAACCTGTTCTGATATACAATCGCAGTAATCTGACTGTGCACCCATAAGTATAGATAAATCGAGGAATGGGGTTTCCCACAACACATTCATCCCATTCCTTGAAGCCCTCTATGAATGCACCCTTCTTTTCCCTCTAGACAGAAAGGTCTGGGGTATTGTGCCTTTGTGGCACGTCTAGGTGGCGCTGTGGCTCCTCTCGTCTTCCTGCTGGACACTGTGTGGAAGTTCCTGCCCCAAGTGACATACTGTGTCATGGCAGTGCTGTGTGGCTCCTCAGCTTTCCTTCTTCCTGAGACATTAAACATCCAGCTGCCAGAGACCATCGAAGACACTGAAAAACAAAGGTGAGAACAGAAACTAAGCTGTTCATGGTCTTGGCAATATGAACAAAGAAATCCTGACGAATGTCAGTCAGTGGGGAATGGgataagacaggaggggaagacTGTTTTGGGGAGCTTGTTCAAGAGCCTGAGGAGCCACTGGTCATAAAATGGCAGCTTAGCAGGTGGGGGCCATACATTAGTGCTGTGGATGTAGTTTTGCTTTGCCCTTGACACATATCGTTCCAGTCTAAGATCCTGAATGTTCTAACCTCacaaggctgattctgcagttTGGAGGTAGATCGACCCACCACATCCCTGTCTAAGTCCCAGATAGCATTATCTACTATGCTTCACCTTCTGTAGGTCCTGATCTCTAGAACTTACTATTTATTTTGCTGCTGTGTACTGAAATGTGTAGAATGGAGCATCCAAAGAAGATggtttcagagagtagccatgttggtctgaagtagaacagtaGATTTGACTACAATAGTAACCTAAGGGCATACTTAGACATATatttagggcagggatggccaaactgtggctctccagatgtctatagaagaagaagaagagttggctcttatatgccgcttttccctacccgaaggaggctcaaactggcttacagttgccttcccattcctctccacacaacagacaccctgtgaggtgggtgaggctgagagagccctgatatcactgcttggtcagaacagttttatcagtgccgtggcgagcccaaggtcacccagctggtagcatgtgggggagtgcataactgaacctggcatgacagattagaagtccgcactcctaaccgctacaccaaactggctctccagtttggtcaccccaaactggactacacttcccacgagcccctgccaccatgtgCATGTGTGatccttctccacccccaaagtctccaacccagagctggtaaccctattatCAAATGTCACCTTATGCTGAGCAAAAATTGGGTGGAAATCTACCCTTGTTTAGTTTTCTGTAGCAGGAAGTCCTCACATGTTAGCAAATAGCACTGACTTTTTCCTCTGTTCTTTAATTGCAGCTCGAAAGGGAAGAAACAGCTTCCTGAAGATGTATTCGAGGTCATGCCTCTGCATTCATCACAGAAATGATCCATCAAGAGTTTCATGCTGTCAGCAATAGCAAAGCGGGGGCTGTAGAAGAGACACTAGAGGACCATGTGGAGTTCAGGCTCAGGGTTTTTTAAATAGCAATAAACAGCTGCAACCTCATGTAGTGTCATTCCTCAGCATGGCAGTGAGAAGTGGGTGAATATTATGGGTTTTAGGAAATGGTGCTTTGTCATATAAACCATTAATGGTTCAACAGGAGTGCCAGAAATGACAAGCAATGCTCTGTAGGGCATACCACAATAGATGGTTGATGTGTTCATTCACACCATTAAAAAGCATAGCATATAATTTATTGTACAGTACATGGCCCTTGGGATTCTAGATGCAGTAAGTAAAACGTCTGTAACATTTTCTGACTTAAACCTGTACACATTACATTTGAAAGGATAACAAAGGCTTAGATTTGaccttgttattttattattgctaTATTCACAGTACTCTTCCCCTATAGAGCTCAAGATTATACCTGGCCATCTCCAACACACACTTCATCAGCACAACAGTTAGGGTATGTTGAGCATTAATTCAACATCATGTTACACAAATTGATATACATTTGGTAGGGCTGTAATGTGCAAAGGCACCCTCAGGCTTCCCCAGAATGAACATGCATATTTTGGGTTTCTGTATACTTAGGATCTTAACCTGAGTACCAAGGTCCAGATTCAGATCAAAATTTGGAAAAATGAGGAGGAAAGAGTTCTAAGAAAGCAAATTGCATATAATATGGCAGACCGAAATGGAAGTTATacacacagaaaaaaacaacaacagtgtaaAAAAGCAAAAGTCTGTGGAGTTGAGAGATGAGGGTCCAACCACAATCCTGGGGTAAGGGGATAAGTCCAAAAGTGGCTACAGACACTGGGGCTGAGGAATAAGTCTTTATACATTTTTTTGCCTTggatgaggaggggaaggggtgatGGCATTGGAATGTGGGGACAATAAATGAAGGTTTTAACAATGgtcaagcgggacaccattgacggggggggggaaagggtactgattaaaaatttggtgtatatggagcaacaaacattttcatagaacgcatagaacgcaaaaatagtattgtaatatatatttttacttgcagcataagtacaatttgccaggtgccctcagatgtccctccaaaagtgggacaatctggtcaccttacaataaATGCTCAAGAGTAAGCctgaatgaccgtttatgcactggaggtttcatgctgggctgcagactggagttttagttgtgtcaggttgccccacctcttcctgtaccctcatgggggagcatttggcccggtgtacctcatctgcccccaatttgtgctcctgtatgggagctggagcagtaaaattcccagtgcataaacggtcaatgtgagcACCCCCTTCAGCCAATGCAGTTCCTTCACTTTCCTCCATCATGCCTTGCAACACAGGTCTCTACCATCCTTAGAAATAGTAACGGTGACGTTTGCAGGACCTTGGACCTcttctctctcttaaaaaaaaaaaagaaatcagatttCTGGACTTTGTAAATGACTGTGCACTGGAACAGTTGCTCACAGAGCCAACCAGGAGGGTAATAATCCTGGTTCTGAGTGGGGCTGAGATGTCCCTATTGTTGCATCTGCTGACTGCAGTGGCCAAAACGCTACTAAGTTCAGCTTTTATATCAATGGAAAGTTACCCCAAAAGTCCAAAActgtaacatttgatttcaaaagaggaaaTTTAACAAAAATGAAGTCAATAGGAAGCTGAAAGAGTCAAATTCCTAGAGGAGgtttggaagctatttaaaactacACTAATGGAAGCCCACATAGAATACATCCCACAGATCAGGAAAGGCAGTGCCAAGTCAAAAATAAGGCCTACATGGATGACAAatcaaggaagctataaaaacCAAGAGGCATCTTTTAGAAAGTGAAAGTTCTGCCTCAATGAACTGAAGAGAAGGGACCACAGGTTCTGGCAaaagaaatgcaaataaataattagacatgtaaaaagagattttgaggaTCAGTTTGCTAAAAGTGTCAAGACAAGccataaacatttctttaaatatatacaGAACAGGAAACCAGCCAAAGAAACAGTCTGGCCTTTGGGTGACTaaggaataaagggattgctaagggatccagagcctcttgtggcgcagagtggtaaggcagctgtctgaaagctttgcccatgaggctgggagttcaatcccagcagccggctcaaggttgactcagccttccatccttccgaggtcagtaaaatgagtaccttctatttgtttgcactgttaatttaagaaggcattcttatctcttctagcttttctctggaattctgcattcaattgggtgtatctttctctttctcccttgcctttcacttcccttctctccttagctatttgtaaagcttcctcagacagccattttgatttcttgcatttctttttctttgggatggttttagttgctacctcttgtacaatgttgcgaacctccgtccatagttcttcaggcactctgtctatcagatctaattccttaaatctatttgtcacctctactgtgtattcgtcggggatatgatttagttcatacctgagtggcctagtgcttttccctactttcttcaatttaagcctaaattttgcaacaagaagctcatgatctgaaccacaatcagctcctggtcttgtttttattgactgtatagaacttttccatctttggctgcagagcacatagtcaatctgatttctgtgttgaccgtctggtgatgtccatgtgtagagtcgtctcttgggttgttggaaaagagtgtttgctatgaccattgtattttcttgacaaaattctaccagcctgtgccctgcttcattttgtactccaaggccaaacttgcctgttatcctggttatcttttggcttcctactttagcattccaatcccccatgatgataagcacatcattttttggcgttgcttctagaaggtgttgtagggcttcatagaactgatcaacttcatcctcttcagcagcagtggttggggcatagacctggatcactgtgatgttgaatggtttgccttggattcgaactgagatcattctgtcattttggggattgtatcccaagactgcttttcctactctcttattgattatgaaggctactccatttcttctgcgagattcttgtccacagtagtatatctgatggtcatctgaattaaattcacccattcctgtccattttagttcactgattcctaaaatgtcgatgttcagtcttgtcatttcttgtttgaccacgtccagcttgccttgattcatggatctgacgttccaggttcctatggaataaaaatctttacagcatcagactgtcttttcgccaccagttacttccacaactgagcgtcctttcagctttggcccagccgcttcattcattctggcgctactcgtactagccgtctgctcatccccagtagcatattggacaccttccgacctgaggggctcatcttccggcgtcatatcgttatgcctattggaactgtccatagagttttcatggcaaagatactggagtggtttgccatttccttctccagtggatcaccttttgtcagagctctcagctatgacctgtccgtcttgggtggccctgcacggtatagctcatagcttcactgaactacacaagcccccttgccacaacaaggcagcgatccttgaaggggggacaaattcatacctgcatgCTATTATCTGAGTTCCAGAAATTAACTGCCTGTGTGAAATCAATAAATTACAGTTAGGCTAGTAATTGTTGTTGATGGAAACAAGCAGGACTGGCTGACGGTAAAACTCTGGAATTCCTGATCAAGCTGTGTACTTCACTTATACATATTCAATTGGGAGTGACAATGCAGATATCAAAAGAGATTATTACCACAAGTTAACACCCTGATTTCAGACAAGCAGGCAGTAAAACAGATCCTCATTACAGGTTAGAGCTATAAGCTCTCCATTCTTTTAACACAGAGATAACATGG
It contains:
- the LOC143837274 gene encoding solute carrier family 22 member 7-like is translated as MNFEEILHEAGSFGKFQIFTLSLLCLPRLILPLHFLLHNFLAAIPPHRCAIPHQDQFANLTEEEVLLINIPRDFEGTFSSCEMFSEPQFHLLLNSTELPSNTSVQSCQYGWVYDRSQFTSTLATQWDLVCEQRSLNQATATFFFIGVTLGAVIFGYLSDRFGRKSMLVVSFVCTLIFGLISSASVTYSMLAITRTLTGIAICGLSLIVAPLGMEWVDTQHRSFSGIVTSFFWSFGNMFLALIAYLVRDWRWLLLVATLPCALGIISMWWLSESTRWLLAKGKLKQALKNLHRCAKMNGRNDFDAKINLEVLSKTAAAAAAMEKSGGDSSYISLFRTRMLRRISLCMGVLWFGVAFSYYGMSMSITGFGLGVYMTQFVFGVIEIPAKLIVLFVVNRVGRKQCQAWTLILAGLCIGANIVIPTSLGTLRSVVAITGKGFSEAAFTTVYLYTPELYPTVLRQKGLGYCAFVARLGGAVAPLVFLLDTVWKFLPQVTYCVMAVLCGSSAFLLPETLNIQLPETIEDTEKQSSKGKKQLPEDVFEVMPLHSSQK